The Pocillopora verrucosa isolate sample1 chromosome 2, ASM3666991v2, whole genome shotgun sequence genome has a segment encoding these proteins:
- the LOC136279042 gene encoding uncharacterized protein, producing MHVATLRLVLCLMVCCDLWLASSQKLQLDSIDQSELVRKAREIRQHRQVRRTRQLRQEQDKETKCKFKFALLDFPPYIMNQSINQGFMYLTLKWFVDMTCFGREVTDPIACKMVPVFVQNQDEIVKLIKNGSVDFGFPILSDAKQKLTGLDSVTLIRAFVSSGCSMIVNLKQCKAESREQLFTSITSQWPILAYIILLSGISGVIIWLLEHRSHSSQFSPLFTKGSPEGFWWAVESLTTVGYGDKTPKTICGRLFGIIWILIGAITLSLFTALMTNAIQASLDGTRCRDIGGKKVGVSNRNPETHVVAMELDADFVKFNNLDEMQESISQGTIGRVMVDRNTAFHFLDKSGLKRNRQIRMIRNINYPMEYYLAHVSHGVMASPNDTNDSDDEVLARKTQLSVCGESLKELSADIVAVAKDTAKEQPIPAELQETADFSDEMEGLFSTGSQMIKFILLALLGILTFLMIIGKLWEVYTNCKPTVRKKRKGLILSSRKMSMMQNFLDFKERLKDITSDLQKLKEEFEGAANDLSREYSRPKERSFSITMLDLNGKSKNAETIV from the exons ATGCATGTTGCAACTCTGAGACTGGTCCTATGTTTAATGGTTTGCTGCGACTTATGGCTTGCCAGCAGCCAAAAGCTCCAACTTGATTCAATCGATCAATCAGAATTAGTGCGCAAAGCCCGTGAAATCAGGCAACATCGTCAAGTTCGCCGAACGCGTCAACTCCGTCaggaacaagataaagaaacgaaatgcaaattcaaatttgccttGCTAGATTTTCCTCCTTACATTATGAACCAAAGTATTAACCAAGGATTTATGTATCTAACCCTAAAATGGTTTGTGGACATGACTTGCTTTGGTAGAGAAGTAACAGACCCCATAGCTTGCAAAATGGTACCagtatttgttcaaaatcaagatGAGATAgtgaaattgattaaaaatgggtcggttgattttggttttccaaTTCTGTcggatgcaaaacaaaaacttacgggTCTAGACAGTGTGACACTCATCCGGGCATTTGTATCATCCGGGTGTTCAATGATtgtgaacttaaagcagtgcaAAGCAGAGTCACGGGAACAGTTATTTACTTCCATTACGTCACAATGGCCAATATTGGCTTATATCATATTGCTGTCAGGGATATCTGGAGTGATCATTTGGCTCTTG GAACACCGTTCACACTCGTCTCAGTTTTCACCCTTGTTCACGAAAGGATCACCAGAAGGCTTTTGGTGGGCAGTGGAATCACTTACAACAGTAGG GTACGGTGATAAGACGCCTAAAACCATCTGTGGACGTTTATTTGGTATAATATGGATCCTGATAGGAGCTATAACGTTGTCGCTGTTCACCGCCTTAATGACAAATGCTATCCAAGCTTCCCTGGATGGTACGAGATGTAGGGACATCGGTGGCAAAAAG GTGGGTGTGTCCAACAGGAATCCTGAAACGCATGTAGTCGCTATGGAGCTGGACGCAGACTTTGTCA AGTTCAACAACCTGGATGAAATGCAAGAAAGTATTAGCCAAGGAACAATTGGAAGAGTAATGGTGGATCGCAACACTGCATTTCACTTTTTGGATAAATCTGGTTTAAAACGAAACAGGCAGATCCGAATGATTCGTAACATCAATTATCCAATGGAATATTACCTGGCTCACGTGAGCCATGGCGTAATGGCGTCACCGAATGACACGAACGATTCTGATGACGAAGTATTGGCTAGAAAAACTCAGCTTTCGGTTTGCGGGGAAAGCCTGAAAGAGTTATCAGCGGATATTGTTGCAGTTGCAAAAGACACTGCCAAAGAGCAACCTATCCCTGCTGAATTACAGGaa ACAGCAGATTTTTCCGATGAAATGGAAGGGTTATTCTCCACCGGCTCACAAATGATCAAATTTATATTATTGGCCTTATTGGGAATACTTACCTTCCTAATGATCATCGGCAAACTTTGGGAAGTCTACACCAACTGTAAACCAACGGTACGcaagaagagaaaag GACTGATTCTTAGCAGCAGGAAGATGTCAATGATGCAAAACTTCCTGGATTTCAAGGAACGACTAAAAGACATAACGTCTGATctacaaaagttaaaagaagaatTTGAAGGTGCCGCGAACGATTTGTCTCGTGAATACTCAAGACCAAAAGAACGCTCATTTTCTATTACTATGCTTGATCTGAATGGAAAGAGTAAAAATGCAGAAACAATAGTATAA